The sequence AATCACTTAAAAGGCTGTAACACTAGGGCACTTCTAAAAGTAGCCATCATCCTCATCCCTGCGTTAGTGAATATAGCAATCCTAAATGAGAATAGAATAGGGGTCGCAGGGGCACCGCCCCCGTCCTTGGTTCTGGAAAATCTCTGTATGCCTACGGCACGCAAGCTAACACTAATCAAGTAGGATTGCTATATCATTAATTAAAGCGGATTCTCAATGGTTATGAATTAAATTGATGAGTTTCCTGAATTCCATGAGAAATCAAGAAATTATTTACCCATTCATTTGAAATTTGACCCGTAATCCATCCCGGGGGTGGGGCGTCGGTATGGTCACCAAATTTAGGTCTTGATTGGGCAAAAGTTCCCACTGGGCATGACGTAGCAGATAGCTGGCAAAAATTTTCATCTCTAGGCGGGCAAATTCTTTACCCAAACACTCCCGGATGCCGCCGCCAAAGGGGATATAGCCATATTTCGGCACTGGCGTGGCTTGGGATTCATTAAACCGCTCAGGGTCAAATTTTTGCGGCATGGGGTAGAGATGTTCATCCGCATGGGTCAAGCCAATTTGGTATAACACATTCCATCCGCTTGGGATTTGATACCCTTGAAATTCACAGGTTTGTAATACTTTGCGAAAGCCGCCACCGACTGGGGGTATTTTACGCATGACTTCTTTTAATACCTGTTCTAAATAGGTCATCTGTTTGAGAGTTTCTAAGCTCAAAACTTGGGAATCGAATTGTGCTTGTTCCTGCCTAAGTTGTGCCAAAATTGCCGGATGTTGGCTCACCAGTAAACAAAAAGAAGCGATGGCAGAGGTGAGGGTTTCATGACCGGCAAATAGTAGTAATAATACTTGGTCTTTGAGTTCGGCTAATTCTAAATGGTTGCCAGATTCATCCACCGCATCGAGCAAGAGATCGAGGGCATTATCCCCAGTACCAGAGGGGTTTTGCTGTCTGGTTTGGATGATATGGGTTAATTCTTCTAGGAGCAATTGACGTGCCCGTTGGGCTTTACCAAAACGAGTCCAAGGCAAATTAATGGGCAGGGAAAATAGTCCTGCACACCAGGTTTCAAACAGCGTTCC comes from Synechococcus sp. C9 and encodes:
- a CDS encoding cytochrome P450, encoding MNPLPPGRSGLPLLGETIAFFTDPDFSRKRHQEFGAVFRTHLLGQNTVFIQGVAANQFILENENRYFQVTWPPSTRRLLGNLSLALQTGTTHQSRRKILVQAFMPRALSSYIPTIESITRTYCHKWHEIGELTWYPELRHYTLDVACKLLVGVDNGSQTRLGTLFETWCAGLFSLPINLPWTRFGKAQRARQLLLEELTHIIQTRQQNPSGTGDNALDLLLDAVDESGNHLELAELKDQVLLLLFAGHETLTSAIASFCLLVSQHPAILAQLRQEQAQFDSQVLSLETLKQMTYLEQVLKEVMRKIPPVGGGFRKVLQTCEFQGYQIPSGWNVLYQIGLTHADEHLYPMPQKFDPERFNESQATPVPKYGYIPFGGGIRECLGKEFARLEMKIFASYLLRHAQWELLPNQDLNLVTIPTPHPRDGLRVKFQMNG